The proteins below are encoded in one region of Podarcis raffonei isolate rPodRaf1 chromosome 8, rPodRaf1.pri, whole genome shotgun sequence:
- the LOC128418803 gene encoding protein argonaute-4 isoform X3, with protein sequence MPCLGVTLGAGVAPPGGGCRGPPANLFQPPRRPGLGTVGKPIRLLANHFQVQIPKIDVYHYDVDIKPEKRPRRVNREVVDTMVRHFKMQIFGDRQPGYDGKRNMYTAHPLPIGRDRVDMEVTLPGEGKDQTFKVSVQWVSVVSLQMLLEALAGHLNEVPEDSVQALDVITRHLPSMRYTPVGRSFFSPPEGYYHPLGGGREVWFGFHQSVRPAMWNMMLNIDVSATAFYRAQPIIEFMCEVLDIQNINEQTKPLTDSQRVKFTKEIRGLKVEVTHCGQMKRKYRVCNVTRRPASHQTFPLQLENGQAMECTVAQYFKQKYSLQLKYPHLPCLQVGQEQKHTYLPLEVCNIVAGQRCIKKLTDNQTSTMIKATARSAPDRQEEISRLVKSNSMVGGPDPYLKEFGIVVHNEMTELTGRVLPAPMLQYGGRNKTVATPNQGVWDMRGKQFYAGIEIKVWAVACFAPQKQCREDLLKSFTDQLRKISKDAGMPIQGQPCFCKYAQGADSVEPMFKHLKLTYVGLQLIVVILPGKTPVYAEVKRVGDTLLGMATQCVQVKNVVKTSPQTLSNLCLKINAKLGGINNVLVPHQRPSVFQQPVIFLGADVTHPPAGDGKKPSIAAVVGSMDGHPSRYCATVRVQTSRQETSQELLYSQEVIQDLTNMVRELLIQFYKSTRFKPTRIIYYRGGVSEGQMKQVAWPELIAIRKACISLEEDYRPGITYIVVQKRHHTRLFCADKSERVGKSGNVPAGTTVDSTITHPSEFDFYLCSHAGIQGTSRPSHYQVLWDDNCFTADELQLLTYQLCHTYVRCTRSVSIPAPAYYARLVAFRARYHLVDKDHDSAEGSHVSGQSNGRDPQALAKAVQIHHDTQHTMYFA encoded by the exons ATGCCTTGCTTGGGAGTGACATTGGGAGCAGGGGTTGCTCCACCTGGGGGAGGCTGCAGAG GGCCACCAGCCAACCTGTTTCAGCCTCCCCGTCGTCCAGGCCTGGGAACAGTAGGGAAACCAATTCGTCTCTTAGCCAATCATTTCCAAGTGCAGATCCCTAAAATCGATGTTTATCATTATGATGTGGATATCAAACCAGAAAAGCGTCCCCGGAGGGTGAACAG GGAGGTAGTTGATACTATGGTGAGACACTTCAAGATGCAGATATTTGGGGATCGGCAGCCTGGCTATGATGGCAAGAGGAACATGTACACTGCACATCCTCTGCCTATTGGCAGGGATAGG GTGGATATGGAGGTCACACTCCCAGGTGAAGGGAAGGACCAAACCTTTAAAGTGTCAGTTCAGTGGGTGTCTGTGGTCAGCCTTCAGATGCTCCTGGAAGCTCTGGCAGGGCATCTGAATGAAGTCCCAGAAGACTCTGTACAGGCACTTGATGTCATCACACGGCACCTTCCCTCTATGAG GTACACGCCAGTGGGCCgttccttcttctctccccctgaAGGATATTATCACCCACTGGGAGGTGGTCGTGAGGTTTGGTTTGGCTTCCACCAGTCTGTCAGGCCTGCAATGTGGAACATGATGCTTAACATCGATG TATCGGCAACTGCTTTCTATCGTGCCCAGCCTATTATTGAATTCATGTGCGAGGTCTTGGATATTCAGAACATCAATGAACAAACAAAACCCCTTACAGACTCCCAGCGTGTTAAGTTTACCAAAGAAATCAGAG GTTTAAAAGTAGAGGTTACTCACTGTGGTCAGATGAAGAGAAAATACAGAGTTTGCAATGTTACTAGAAGACCAGCCAGTCATCAAAC GTTCCCTCTGCAGTTGGAAAATGGGCAGGCCATGGAGTGTACAGTAGCCCAGTATTTTAAGCAGAAGTACAGTCTACAGCTGAAATACCCTCATCTACCATGCCTTCAAGTAGGGCAGGAGCAGAAACATACATATTTACCCCTTGAG GTATGTAATATAGTAGCAGGCCAACGATGTATCAAGAAGCTAACTGACAATCAGACGTCAACGATGATCAAGGCAACGGCACGGTCTGCACCTGACAGGCAGGAAGAAATTAGTAGACTA GTGAAGAGTAACAGCATGGTAGGCGGTCCAGATCCATATCTGAAGGAGTTTGGAATTGTTGTCCATAATGAAATGACAGAGTTGACAGGCAGGGTGTTGCCTGCACCAATGCTGCAATATGGAGGCAGG AATAAGACGGTTGCTACACCAAATCAGGGTGTCTGGGATATGAGGGGAAAGCAGTTCTATGCTGGCATCGAAATCAAAGTTTGGGCTGTTGCCTGCTTTGCCCCTCAGAAACAATGCCGAGAAGACTTGTTAAA GAGTTTTACTGATCAACTGCGCAAAATCTCCAAGGATGCAGGGATGCCAATCCAGGGCCAACCGTGTTTCTGTAAATATGCACAGGGTGCCGACAGTGTGGAGCCCATGTTCAAACACTTGAAGTTGACTTATGTTGGGCTTCAGCTAATTGTTGTGATTCTCCCTGGAAAGACACCAGTCTATG CTGAAGTCAAACGTGTTGGGGATACTCTGTTAGGAATGGCCACCCAGTGTGTTCAGGTGAAAAACGTGGTGAAAACCTCTCCGCAGACTCTGTCCAACTTATGTCTGAAGATCAATGCAAAACTTGGTGGGATAAACAACGTGCTTGTACCACATCAAAG GCCCTCTGTATTCCAGCAGCCAGTGATCTTTCTGGGAGCAGATGTCACACATCCGCCTGCTGGGGATGGGAAGAAGCCTTCCATTGCTGCTGTCGTAGGCAGCATGGACGGCCACCCTAGCCGCTACTGTGCTACTGTGCGAGTACAGACTTCCCGCCAGGAAACTTCCCAAGAGCTGCTGTACAGCCAGGAAGTGATTCAGGACCTGACCAACATGGTGCGAGAACTGCTGATCCAGTTCTATAAGTCCACCCGCTTCAAGCCCACGCGGATCATCTACTATAGGGGAGGTGTGTCAGAAGGCCAGATGAAACAG GTGGCCTGGCCAGAACTCATTGCAATCCGGAAGGCCTGCATCAGTTTGGAGGAAGACTACAGACCAGGAATCACCTACATAGTTGTTCAGAAAAGGCATCACACAAGGCTGTTCTGTGCTGACAAATCTGAAAGG GTGGGGAAAAGTGGCAATGTTCCAGCAGGCACAACTGTGGACAGCACAATCACACATCCCTCTGAATTCGACTTCTACCTCTGTAGCCATGCAGGAATTCAG GGAACTAGCCGTCCTTCTCACTACCAAGTCTTGTGGGATGACAACTGTTTCACTGCTGATGAATTGCAGTTACTGACATACCAGCTGTGTCACACTTACGTCAGGTGTACACGGTCTgtctcgatccctgctcctgcataCTATGCCAGGCTGGTAGCATTTAGGGCAAGATACCATCTTGTGGACAAAGATCATGACAG tgctGAAGGCAGCCACGTTTCAGGACAGAGCAACGGCCGTGATCCTCAGGCGCTAGCCAAGGCAGTGCAGATCCATCATGACACCCAGCACACAATGTATTTTGCCTGA
- the LOC128418803 gene encoding protein argonaute-4 isoform X2 — MEALGPGPPANLFQPPRRPGLGTVGKPIRLLANHFQVQIPKIDVYHYDVDIKPEKRPRRVNREVVDTMVRHFKMQIFGDRQPGYDGKRNMYTAHPLPIGRDRVDMEVTLPGEGKDQTFKVSVQWVSVVSLQMLLEALAGHLNEVPEDSVQALDVITRHLPSMRYTPVGRSFFSPPEGYYHPLGGGREVWFGFHQSVRPAMWNMMLNIDVSATAFYRAQPIIEFMCEVLDIQNINEQTKPLTDSQRVKFTKEIRGLKVEVTHCGQMKRKYRVCNVTRRPASHQTFPLQLENGQAMECTVAQYFKQKYSLQLKYPHLPCLQVGQEQKHTYLPLEVCNIVAGQRCIKKLTDNQTSTMIKATARSAPDRQEEISRLVKSNSMVGGPDPYLKEFGIVVHNEMTELTGRVLPAPMLQYGGRNKTVATPNQGVWDMRGKQFYAGIEIKVWAVACFAPQKQCREDLLKSFTDQLRKISKDAGMPIQGQPCFCKYAQGADSVEPMFKHLKLTYVGLQLIVVILPGKTPVYAEVKRVGDTLLGMATQCVQVKNVVKTSPQTLSNLCLKINAKLGGINNVLVPHQSCSSCWVGQGSLSEPRAVPEPFQKRPSVFQQPVIFLGADVTHPPAGDGKKPSIAAVVGSMDGHPSRYCATVRVQTSRQETSQELLYSQEVIQDLTNMVRELLIQFYKSTRFKPTRIIYYRGGVSEGQMKQVAWPELIAIRKACISLEEDYRPGITYIVVQKRHHTRLFCADKSERVGKSGNVPAGTTVDSTITHPSEFDFYLCSHAGIQGTSRPSHYQVLWDDNCFTADELQLLTYQLCHTYVRCTRSVSIPAPAYYARLVAFRARYHLVDKDHDSAEGSHVSGQSNGRDPQALAKAVQIHHDTQHTMYFA, encoded by the exons ATGGAGGCGCTGGGACCAG GGCCACCAGCCAACCTGTTTCAGCCTCCCCGTCGTCCAGGCCTGGGAACAGTAGGGAAACCAATTCGTCTCTTAGCCAATCATTTCCAAGTGCAGATCCCTAAAATCGATGTTTATCATTATGATGTGGATATCAAACCAGAAAAGCGTCCCCGGAGGGTGAACAG GGAGGTAGTTGATACTATGGTGAGACACTTCAAGATGCAGATATTTGGGGATCGGCAGCCTGGCTATGATGGCAAGAGGAACATGTACACTGCACATCCTCTGCCTATTGGCAGGGATAGG GTGGATATGGAGGTCACACTCCCAGGTGAAGGGAAGGACCAAACCTTTAAAGTGTCAGTTCAGTGGGTGTCTGTGGTCAGCCTTCAGATGCTCCTGGAAGCTCTGGCAGGGCATCTGAATGAAGTCCCAGAAGACTCTGTACAGGCACTTGATGTCATCACACGGCACCTTCCCTCTATGAG GTACACGCCAGTGGGCCgttccttcttctctccccctgaAGGATATTATCACCCACTGGGAGGTGGTCGTGAGGTTTGGTTTGGCTTCCACCAGTCTGTCAGGCCTGCAATGTGGAACATGATGCTTAACATCGATG TATCGGCAACTGCTTTCTATCGTGCCCAGCCTATTATTGAATTCATGTGCGAGGTCTTGGATATTCAGAACATCAATGAACAAACAAAACCCCTTACAGACTCCCAGCGTGTTAAGTTTACCAAAGAAATCAGAG GTTTAAAAGTAGAGGTTACTCACTGTGGTCAGATGAAGAGAAAATACAGAGTTTGCAATGTTACTAGAAGACCAGCCAGTCATCAAAC GTTCCCTCTGCAGTTGGAAAATGGGCAGGCCATGGAGTGTACAGTAGCCCAGTATTTTAAGCAGAAGTACAGTCTACAGCTGAAATACCCTCATCTACCATGCCTTCAAGTAGGGCAGGAGCAGAAACATACATATTTACCCCTTGAG GTATGTAATATAGTAGCAGGCCAACGATGTATCAAGAAGCTAACTGACAATCAGACGTCAACGATGATCAAGGCAACGGCACGGTCTGCACCTGACAGGCAGGAAGAAATTAGTAGACTA GTGAAGAGTAACAGCATGGTAGGCGGTCCAGATCCATATCTGAAGGAGTTTGGAATTGTTGTCCATAATGAAATGACAGAGTTGACAGGCAGGGTGTTGCCTGCACCAATGCTGCAATATGGAGGCAGG AATAAGACGGTTGCTACACCAAATCAGGGTGTCTGGGATATGAGGGGAAAGCAGTTCTATGCTGGCATCGAAATCAAAGTTTGGGCTGTTGCCTGCTTTGCCCCTCAGAAACAATGCCGAGAAGACTTGTTAAA GAGTTTTACTGATCAACTGCGCAAAATCTCCAAGGATGCAGGGATGCCAATCCAGGGCCAACCGTGTTTCTGTAAATATGCACAGGGTGCCGACAGTGTGGAGCCCATGTTCAAACACTTGAAGTTGACTTATGTTGGGCTTCAGCTAATTGTTGTGATTCTCCCTGGAAAGACACCAGTCTATG CTGAAGTCAAACGTGTTGGGGATACTCTGTTAGGAATGGCCACCCAGTGTGTTCAGGTGAAAAACGTGGTGAAAACCTCTCCGCAGACTCTGTCCAACTTATGTCTGAAGATCAATGCAAAACTTGGTGGGATAAACAACGTGCTTGTACCACATCAAAG ctgcagcagctgctgggtggggCAGGGCAGCTTGTCTGAGCCACGTGCGGTTCCAGAGCCTTTCCAGAAAAG GCCCTCTGTATTCCAGCAGCCAGTGATCTTTCTGGGAGCAGATGTCACACATCCGCCTGCTGGGGATGGGAAGAAGCCTTCCATTGCTGCTGTCGTAGGCAGCATGGACGGCCACCCTAGCCGCTACTGTGCTACTGTGCGAGTACAGACTTCCCGCCAGGAAACTTCCCAAGAGCTGCTGTACAGCCAGGAAGTGATTCAGGACCTGACCAACATGGTGCGAGAACTGCTGATCCAGTTCTATAAGTCCACCCGCTTCAAGCCCACGCGGATCATCTACTATAGGGGAGGTGTGTCAGAAGGCCAGATGAAACAG GTGGCCTGGCCAGAACTCATTGCAATCCGGAAGGCCTGCATCAGTTTGGAGGAAGACTACAGACCAGGAATCACCTACATAGTTGTTCAGAAAAGGCATCACACAAGGCTGTTCTGTGCTGACAAATCTGAAAGG GTGGGGAAAAGTGGCAATGTTCCAGCAGGCACAACTGTGGACAGCACAATCACACATCCCTCTGAATTCGACTTCTACCTCTGTAGCCATGCAGGAATTCAG GGAACTAGCCGTCCTTCTCACTACCAAGTCTTGTGGGATGACAACTGTTTCACTGCTGATGAATTGCAGTTACTGACATACCAGCTGTGTCACACTTACGTCAGGTGTACACGGTCTgtctcgatccctgctcctgcataCTATGCCAGGCTGGTAGCATTTAGGGCAAGATACCATCTTGTGGACAAAGATCATGACAG tgctGAAGGCAGCCACGTTTCAGGACAGAGCAACGGCCGTGATCCTCAGGCGCTAGCCAAGGCAGTGCAGATCCATCATGACACCCAGCACACAATGTATTTTGCCTGA
- the LOC128418803 gene encoding protein argonaute-4 isoform X1, whose translation MPCLGVTLGAGVAPPGGGCRGPPANLFQPPRRPGLGTVGKPIRLLANHFQVQIPKIDVYHYDVDIKPEKRPRRVNREVVDTMVRHFKMQIFGDRQPGYDGKRNMYTAHPLPIGRDRVDMEVTLPGEGKDQTFKVSVQWVSVVSLQMLLEALAGHLNEVPEDSVQALDVITRHLPSMRYTPVGRSFFSPPEGYYHPLGGGREVWFGFHQSVRPAMWNMMLNIDVSATAFYRAQPIIEFMCEVLDIQNINEQTKPLTDSQRVKFTKEIRGLKVEVTHCGQMKRKYRVCNVTRRPASHQTFPLQLENGQAMECTVAQYFKQKYSLQLKYPHLPCLQVGQEQKHTYLPLEVCNIVAGQRCIKKLTDNQTSTMIKATARSAPDRQEEISRLVKSNSMVGGPDPYLKEFGIVVHNEMTELTGRVLPAPMLQYGGRNKTVATPNQGVWDMRGKQFYAGIEIKVWAVACFAPQKQCREDLLKSFTDQLRKISKDAGMPIQGQPCFCKYAQGADSVEPMFKHLKLTYVGLQLIVVILPGKTPVYAEVKRVGDTLLGMATQCVQVKNVVKTSPQTLSNLCLKINAKLGGINNVLVPHQSCSSCWVGQGSLSEPRAVPEPFQKRPSVFQQPVIFLGADVTHPPAGDGKKPSIAAVVGSMDGHPSRYCATVRVQTSRQETSQELLYSQEVIQDLTNMVRELLIQFYKSTRFKPTRIIYYRGGVSEGQMKQVAWPELIAIRKACISLEEDYRPGITYIVVQKRHHTRLFCADKSERVGKSGNVPAGTTVDSTITHPSEFDFYLCSHAGIQGTSRPSHYQVLWDDNCFTADELQLLTYQLCHTYVRCTRSVSIPAPAYYARLVAFRARYHLVDKDHDSAEGSHVSGQSNGRDPQALAKAVQIHHDTQHTMYFA comes from the exons ATGCCTTGCTTGGGAGTGACATTGGGAGCAGGGGTTGCTCCACCTGGGGGAGGCTGCAGAG GGCCACCAGCCAACCTGTTTCAGCCTCCCCGTCGTCCAGGCCTGGGAACAGTAGGGAAACCAATTCGTCTCTTAGCCAATCATTTCCAAGTGCAGATCCCTAAAATCGATGTTTATCATTATGATGTGGATATCAAACCAGAAAAGCGTCCCCGGAGGGTGAACAG GGAGGTAGTTGATACTATGGTGAGACACTTCAAGATGCAGATATTTGGGGATCGGCAGCCTGGCTATGATGGCAAGAGGAACATGTACACTGCACATCCTCTGCCTATTGGCAGGGATAGG GTGGATATGGAGGTCACACTCCCAGGTGAAGGGAAGGACCAAACCTTTAAAGTGTCAGTTCAGTGGGTGTCTGTGGTCAGCCTTCAGATGCTCCTGGAAGCTCTGGCAGGGCATCTGAATGAAGTCCCAGAAGACTCTGTACAGGCACTTGATGTCATCACACGGCACCTTCCCTCTATGAG GTACACGCCAGTGGGCCgttccttcttctctccccctgaAGGATATTATCACCCACTGGGAGGTGGTCGTGAGGTTTGGTTTGGCTTCCACCAGTCTGTCAGGCCTGCAATGTGGAACATGATGCTTAACATCGATG TATCGGCAACTGCTTTCTATCGTGCCCAGCCTATTATTGAATTCATGTGCGAGGTCTTGGATATTCAGAACATCAATGAACAAACAAAACCCCTTACAGACTCCCAGCGTGTTAAGTTTACCAAAGAAATCAGAG GTTTAAAAGTAGAGGTTACTCACTGTGGTCAGATGAAGAGAAAATACAGAGTTTGCAATGTTACTAGAAGACCAGCCAGTCATCAAAC GTTCCCTCTGCAGTTGGAAAATGGGCAGGCCATGGAGTGTACAGTAGCCCAGTATTTTAAGCAGAAGTACAGTCTACAGCTGAAATACCCTCATCTACCATGCCTTCAAGTAGGGCAGGAGCAGAAACATACATATTTACCCCTTGAG GTATGTAATATAGTAGCAGGCCAACGATGTATCAAGAAGCTAACTGACAATCAGACGTCAACGATGATCAAGGCAACGGCACGGTCTGCACCTGACAGGCAGGAAGAAATTAGTAGACTA GTGAAGAGTAACAGCATGGTAGGCGGTCCAGATCCATATCTGAAGGAGTTTGGAATTGTTGTCCATAATGAAATGACAGAGTTGACAGGCAGGGTGTTGCCTGCACCAATGCTGCAATATGGAGGCAGG AATAAGACGGTTGCTACACCAAATCAGGGTGTCTGGGATATGAGGGGAAAGCAGTTCTATGCTGGCATCGAAATCAAAGTTTGGGCTGTTGCCTGCTTTGCCCCTCAGAAACAATGCCGAGAAGACTTGTTAAA GAGTTTTACTGATCAACTGCGCAAAATCTCCAAGGATGCAGGGATGCCAATCCAGGGCCAACCGTGTTTCTGTAAATATGCACAGGGTGCCGACAGTGTGGAGCCCATGTTCAAACACTTGAAGTTGACTTATGTTGGGCTTCAGCTAATTGTTGTGATTCTCCCTGGAAAGACACCAGTCTATG CTGAAGTCAAACGTGTTGGGGATACTCTGTTAGGAATGGCCACCCAGTGTGTTCAGGTGAAAAACGTGGTGAAAACCTCTCCGCAGACTCTGTCCAACTTATGTCTGAAGATCAATGCAAAACTTGGTGGGATAAACAACGTGCTTGTACCACATCAAAG ctgcagcagctgctgggtggggCAGGGCAGCTTGTCTGAGCCACGTGCGGTTCCAGAGCCTTTCCAGAAAAG GCCCTCTGTATTCCAGCAGCCAGTGATCTTTCTGGGAGCAGATGTCACACATCCGCCTGCTGGGGATGGGAAGAAGCCTTCCATTGCTGCTGTCGTAGGCAGCATGGACGGCCACCCTAGCCGCTACTGTGCTACTGTGCGAGTACAGACTTCCCGCCAGGAAACTTCCCAAGAGCTGCTGTACAGCCAGGAAGTGATTCAGGACCTGACCAACATGGTGCGAGAACTGCTGATCCAGTTCTATAAGTCCACCCGCTTCAAGCCCACGCGGATCATCTACTATAGGGGAGGTGTGTCAGAAGGCCAGATGAAACAG GTGGCCTGGCCAGAACTCATTGCAATCCGGAAGGCCTGCATCAGTTTGGAGGAAGACTACAGACCAGGAATCACCTACATAGTTGTTCAGAAAAGGCATCACACAAGGCTGTTCTGTGCTGACAAATCTGAAAGG GTGGGGAAAAGTGGCAATGTTCCAGCAGGCACAACTGTGGACAGCACAATCACACATCCCTCTGAATTCGACTTCTACCTCTGTAGCCATGCAGGAATTCAG GGAACTAGCCGTCCTTCTCACTACCAAGTCTTGTGGGATGACAACTGTTTCACTGCTGATGAATTGCAGTTACTGACATACCAGCTGTGTCACACTTACGTCAGGTGTACACGGTCTgtctcgatccctgctcctgcataCTATGCCAGGCTGGTAGCATTTAGGGCAAGATACCATCTTGTGGACAAAGATCATGACAG tgctGAAGGCAGCCACGTTTCAGGACAGAGCAACGGCCGTGATCCTCAGGCGCTAGCCAAGGCAGTGCAGATCCATCATGACACCCAGCACACAATGTATTTTGCCTGA